One genomic window of Cupriavidus oxalaticus includes the following:
- a CDS encoding DNA-3-methyladenine glycosylase family protein encodes MEACLNAAARKPANATAVPAAAGRSKAAGPRPAKASASEAPLSDGKAAGKAVAKSTRNAKAVLPEADALPLPVETVIDAVRPAYWDEACADLMKRDRILRKMIPSYGPAHLVSRGDPFVTLARAVVGQQISVKAAQSVWERLHTACPKLTPAQFLRAGTEKLAGCGLSKRKAEYMIDLADHFKAGRVHVAEWAQMDDEAVIAELTQIRGIGRWTAEMFLMFNLMRPNVLPLDDIGLINAISANYFSGEPVTRSEAREVAANWEPWRTVATWYMWRSLDPLPVTY; translated from the coding sequence GTGGAGGCGTGCTTGAACGCTGCCGCGCGCAAGCCCGCCAACGCCACCGCCGTGCCGGCAGCCGCCGGCCGGTCGAAGGCGGCCGGCCCGCGTCCGGCCAAGGCGAGCGCCAGCGAGGCACCGCTGTCCGACGGCAAGGCGGCGGGCAAGGCGGTGGCCAAGTCCACGCGCAACGCCAAGGCGGTATTGCCCGAGGCCGACGCGCTGCCGCTGCCGGTCGAGACCGTCATTGACGCGGTCCGTCCCGCTTACTGGGACGAAGCCTGCGCCGACCTGATGAAGCGCGACCGCATCCTGCGCAAGATGATCCCGAGCTACGGCCCGGCGCACCTGGTGTCGCGCGGCGATCCGTTCGTCACGCTGGCGCGCGCCGTGGTGGGCCAGCAGATCTCGGTCAAGGCGGCGCAGTCGGTGTGGGAGCGCCTGCACACGGCCTGTCCCAAGCTGACGCCGGCACAGTTCCTGCGCGCGGGCACCGAGAAGCTGGCCGGCTGCGGATTGTCCAAGCGCAAGGCCGAGTACATGATCGACCTGGCCGACCACTTCAAGGCGGGCCGGGTGCACGTGGCCGAATGGGCGCAGATGGACGACGAAGCGGTGATCGCGGAGCTGACGCAGATCCGCGGCATCGGCCGCTGGACGGCCGAGATGTTCCTGATGTTCAATCTGATGCGGCCCAACGTGCTGCCGCTCGACGATATCGGCCTGATCAATGCGATTTCCGCCAACTATTTCAGCGGAGAACCGGTCACGCGCAGCGAGGCGCGCGAGGTGGCGGCCAACTGGGAACCGTGGCGGACGGTGGCAACCTGGTATATGTGGCGTAGTCTGGACCCGTTGCCTGTGACGTACTAG
- a CDS encoding acetyl-CoA carboxylase carboxyltransferase subunit alpha, whose protein sequence is MKTTFLDFEQPIAELEAKIEELRFVQDDSAVDISEEISRLAGKSQQLTKDIYANLTPWQVAQIARHPQRPYTLDYVREIFTDFHELHGDRTFADDLSIVGGLARFNGQACMVIGHQKGRDTKERALRNFGMPKPEGYRKAKRLMELADKFGLPIFTFVDTPGAFPGIDAEERGQSEAIGHNLYVMAGLKVPLIATIIGEGGSGGALAIAVGDVVQMLQFATYAVISPEGCASILWKTAEKAPEAAEALGLTAHRLKALGLIDKIVNEPLGGAHRDHKAMAALLKRTLAESLRQFQGISVKELQARRYERLLAYGKFKETGAPE, encoded by the coding sequence ATGAAAACCACCTTCCTGGATTTTGAGCAGCCCATTGCCGAACTCGAGGCAAAAATCGAAGAACTGCGCTTCGTGCAGGACGATTCGGCTGTCGATATTTCCGAAGAGATTTCGCGGCTGGCCGGCAAGAGCCAGCAGCTGACCAAAGACATCTATGCCAACCTGACCCCGTGGCAGGTTGCGCAAATCGCCCGCCACCCCCAGCGTCCCTACACGCTGGACTACGTGCGCGAGATCTTTACCGATTTCCACGAACTGCACGGCGACCGCACCTTTGCCGACGACCTGTCGATCGTCGGCGGCCTGGCGCGCTTCAACGGCCAGGCGTGCATGGTGATCGGCCACCAGAAGGGCCGTGACACGAAAGAGCGCGCCCTGCGCAATTTCGGCATGCCCAAGCCCGAGGGCTACCGCAAGGCCAAGCGCCTGATGGAACTGGCGGACAAGTTCGGCCTGCCGATCTTCACCTTCGTCGACACCCCGGGTGCATTCCCCGGCATCGACGCGGAAGAGCGCGGCCAGTCCGAGGCCATTGGCCACAACCTGTACGTGATGGCCGGCCTGAAGGTGCCTCTGATCGCCACCATCATCGGTGAAGGCGGTTCGGGCGGCGCGCTGGCGATCGCCGTCGGCGACGTGGTGCAGATGCTGCAGTTCGCCACCTATGCCGTGATCTCGCCGGAAGGCTGCGCCTCGATCCTGTGGAAGACCGCCGAGAAGGCGCCGGAAGCCGCCGAGGCGCTGGGCCTGACCGCGCACCGCCTGAAGGCGCTGGGCCTGATCGACAAGATCGTCAACGAGCCGCTCGGCGGCGCGCACCGCGATCACAAGGCCATGGCGGCGCTGCTAAAGCGCACCCTGGCCGAGTCGCTGCGCCAGTTCCAGGGCATCAGCGTGAAGGAACTGCAGGCGCGCCGCTACGAACGCCTGCTGGCCTATGGCAAGTTCAAGGAAACCGGCGCCCCGGAATGA
- the tilS gene encoding tRNA lysidine(34) synthetase TilS, which yields MASSRKPAPRNDPSARLTDKVAQALQGGAAFVVSGSGAPVIAVALSGGRDSVALLHAARAATQGTAARVVALHVHHGLQDAADEWDRFCEELCGQWQIGYFVRRVAVRQAAGEGVEAAARRARYAALAAMCADSGARLLLFAHHQDDQVETVLLRLFRGAGVAGMAGMPALRPLEAHSGVMLLRPWLDLSRDEIDAYCAANALRWIDDPSNADARYARNALRAHLPALVTAFPALRANVAQAAAHFAQANELIDQLAAAAMAQLAHPGRDADTLAELDLAGLRALPAAQADAVLRLWLRDLGTRAPSTARLAAMRAQLVAHEGGEPAIAHDGLVLRRFRGRVLACTPPPAQPPETVSLDWRGEDRIVVPAWRGELRFFRDDSFGVPEAVLRQPLRLAPRAGGERLVLRPGGPARALKQACQEAGIPAWRRAWLPLLWAGDTLVLAAGLGMHRRWPAEAAAPRWRVEWHAQPPQVPGAAR from the coding sequence ATGGCAAGTTCAAGGAAACCGGCGCCCCGGAATGATCCGTCCGCCCGGCTGACCGACAAGGTCGCACAGGCCCTGCAGGGCGGTGCGGCCTTTGTTGTTTCTGGGAGCGGCGCGCCGGTGATCGCGGTGGCGCTGTCGGGCGGACGCGATTCGGTCGCGCTGCTGCATGCCGCGCGCGCCGCCACGCAGGGCACGGCGGCGCGCGTGGTCGCGCTGCACGTGCATCACGGCCTGCAGGATGCCGCCGACGAATGGGACCGCTTCTGCGAGGAGTTGTGCGGGCAGTGGCAGATCGGCTATTTCGTGCGCCGGGTCGCGGTTCGGCAGGCGGCGGGCGAGGGCGTGGAAGCTGCCGCGCGCCGCGCGCGCTATGCAGCGCTGGCGGCGATGTGCGCCGACAGCGGGGCGCGCCTGCTGCTGTTCGCGCATCACCAGGACGACCAGGTCGAGACCGTGCTGCTGCGGCTGTTTCGCGGCGCCGGGGTGGCCGGCATGGCCGGCATGCCCGCGCTGCGCCCGCTCGAAGCGCACAGCGGCGTGATGCTGCTGCGGCCGTGGCTGGACCTGAGCCGCGATGAGATCGATGCCTACTGCGCCGCCAATGCGCTGCGCTGGATCGACGATCCCTCCAATGCCGACGCGCGCTATGCCCGCAACGCCCTGCGAGCGCACCTGCCGGCGCTGGTGACGGCTTTCCCTGCATTGCGCGCCAACGTGGCCCAGGCCGCGGCGCATTTCGCGCAGGCCAACGAGCTGATCGACCAGCTGGCCGCCGCCGCGATGGCGCAGCTGGCGCATCCGGGCCGCGATGCCGATACGCTCGCCGAACTCGATCTAGCCGGTTTGCGCGCACTACCGGCGGCGCAGGCCGATGCGGTGCTGCGGCTGTGGCTGCGCGACCTCGGCACGCGCGCGCCATCGACCGCGCGCCTTGCGGCGATGCGCGCGCAACTGGTCGCGCACGAGGGCGGCGAGCCAGCCATCGCCCATGACGGCCTAGTCCTGCGCCGCTTCCGCGGCCGCGTGCTGGCGTGCACGCCGCCGCCCGCGCAGCCTCCCGAAACCGTGTCGCTCGACTGGCGCGGCGAGGACCGCATCGTCGTGCCCGCATGGCGCGGCGAGCTGCGCTTCTTCCGCGACGACAGCTTCGGCGTGCCCGAAGCCGTGCTGCGCCAGCCGCTGCGGCTGGCGCCGCGTGCCGGCGGCGAACGGCTGGTGCTGCGGCCCGGAGGCCCGGCACGCGCGCTCAAGCAAGCCTGCCAGGAGGCTGGCATCCCCGCCTGGCGCCGGGCGTGGCTGCCGCTGCTGTGGGCAGGCGACACCCTCGTGCTTGCCGCCGGACTCGGCATGCACCGCCGCTGGCCGGCCGAGGCGGCGGCACCGCGCTGGCGCGTCGAATGGCATGCGCAGCCGCCGCAAGTGCCGGGCGCGGCGCGCTGA